The Brenneria rubrifaciens genome has a window encoding:
- the yihI gene encoding Der GTPase-activating protein YihI has product MSYTVKGSAKPKIKRKSREELDREARDRKRQKKHRGHAAGSRAQEKGQSNGTEGQRRAADPRIGSKKPIPLRGQETVATKSKSVATVKETLTSLTMPPEEELAMLESDPRLDALLDRLDNGETLSAKEQSWVDETLARIDMLMEQLGIELRDDDDDGEQREDMLQLLKRNNPKDAF; this is encoded by the coding sequence ATGAGTTATACCGTTAAAGGGTCCGCCAAACCCAAAATTAAAAGAAAATCCCGTGAAGAACTGGATCGGGAAGCACGCGACAGGAAGCGCCAGAAAAAACATCGTGGTCATGCTGCGGGTAGTCGCGCTCAGGAAAAAGGACAGTCAAACGGAACGGAAGGACAGCGCAGAGCCGCCGATCCTCGTATTGGCAGCAAAAAACCCATTCCATTGAGGGGGCAGGAAACCGTAGCGACAAAATCTAAATCTGTCGCAACAGTCAAAGAAACGCTCACCTCCCTCACGATGCCGCCCGAGGAAGAACTTGCTATGCTGGAGAGCGATCCCCGTCTGGACGCCTTGTTGGATCGTCTGGATAATGGCGAAACGTTGAGCGCTAAAGAGCAGTCATGGGTTGATGAAACGCTGGCTCGTATTGATATGTTGATGGAACAGTTGGGCATCGAACTGCGTGATGACGATGACGACGGAGAGCAACGGGAAGATATGCTGCAACTTCTAAAGCGCAATAACCCGAAAGATGCATTCTGA